A genomic window from Pecten maximus chromosome 4, xPecMax1.1, whole genome shotgun sequence includes:
- the LOC117326633 gene encoding THAP domain-containing protein 3-like codes for MAAKHCCVPFCTNDSRKAATSDLKISFHLIPKAESLKKRWIVAIRRDEGPLFKVTSSTYVCSEHFTPEQFKRTLTGIKKLKDGAVPTLFQWITNKLERPPPKKRQFVQHDIEETSRVTEPSDNGHQWQPIPSQDHDYASEPLTDREKLEISRLYIADLESRLAKQQMQRFCLERFTSDESSISDKEITRVSGLLDLLDVGDEVMADKGFLIQDLLQKVGVKLVIPPFLGLKEVILLNGGSQV; via the exons ATGGCTGCGAAGCACTGTTGTGTACCGTTTTGCACCAACGACTCGAGGAAAGCAGCCACCAGTGACCTGAAAATTTCATTCCACCTCATTCCGAAAGCGGAATCGCTGAAAAAGCGATGGATTGTCGCAATAAGGAGAGACGAGGGTCCATTGTTTAAG GTTACAAGTTCTACATATGTTTGCTCTGAGCACTTCACCCCAGAGCAGTTTAAGAGGACACTGACTGGAATAAAGAAACTTAAAGATGGTGCAGTTCCCACATTATTCCAGTGGATAACAAATAAACTGGAGAGACCACCCCCCAAAAAACGTCAATTTGTCCA ACATGACATAGAAGAAACTTCGAGGGTTACTGAACCATCAGATAATGGTCACCAGTGGCAGCCCATCCCAAGCCAGGATCACGATTATGCTTCTGAGCCATTGACAGACAGGGAAAAGCTCGAAATATCTAGACTCTATATTGCAGATCTTGAGTCCAGATTAGCAAAACAACAGATGCAAAGGTTTTGTCTTGAAAGGTTTACATCCGATGAAA GTTCCATTTCTGACAAGGAAATAACCAGAGTATCAGGGTTGCTGGACCTCCTTGATGTAGGGGATGAGGTGATGGCTGACAAGGGATTCCTGATTCAGGATCTCTTACAGAAAGTTGGTGTGAAACTCGTGATTCCACCTTTTCTTGGTCTAAAAG AAGTTATTCTTTTGAATGGTGGAAGTCAAGTGTGA